One segment of Penaeus vannamei isolate JL-2024 chromosome 3, ASM4276789v1, whole genome shotgun sequence DNA contains the following:
- the LOC138866911 gene encoding uncharacterized protein has product MTGGERSLNHMGVSGSGHSEHPPPCHRAPRSAQSGVVQSPAHAPARAAGGDSSMDSFRKSPDHMCLHKESCMVESLTRQLHDTSLDLFGEDDCVEGADSAFEEESSDFWMSPGLTRQNSYLESVPENCSLSRRSSLLEEDLKEPLSRRASKDSRSALSRRGSMLDELEPRDAREPQPLGRRDSLLEAVLAAKRGGWRGLVRTDSMESGASMASSMASVSSSSEGSVCPCDDCMLGLTDLLLVPAPHSQPSRPKKIIEISNMINCKS; this is encoded by the coding sequence ATGACGGGCGGCGAACGGTCGCTCAACCACATGGGCGTGAGTGGAAGCGGTCACTCCGAGCACCCGCCGCCCTGCCACAGGGCCCCGAGAAGCGCTCAGTCCGGCGTGGTGCAGAGCCCCGCCCACGCGCCCGCGAGAGCTGCAGGCGGCGACAGCAGCATGGACTCCTTCAGGAAGTCGCCGGACCACATGTGCCTGCACAAGGAGTCCTGCATGGTGGAGAGCCTCACGCGACAGCTGCACGACACGTCCCTGGACCTGTTCGGCGAGGACGACTGCGTGGAGGGCGCGGACTCCGCCTTCGAGGAAGAGTCGTCCGACTTCTGGATGAGTCCCGGACTCACTCGCCAGAACTCGTACCTCGAGTCCGTCCCTGAAAACTGCAGTCTGAGCCGCCGCTCCTCGCTCCTGGAGGAGGACCTGAAGGAGCCGCTGAGCCGCCGCGCCTCCAAGGACTCCCGCAGCGCCCTCTCCCGGCGGGGCTCCATGCTGGACGAGCTGGAGCCCCGCGACGCCCGGGAGCCTCAGCCGCTGGGCCGGCGGGACTCCCTGCTGGAGGCCGTCCTGGCTGCCAAGCGCGGGGGCTGGCGCGGCCTCGTGCGCACCGACAGCATGGAGAGCGGCGCCTCCATGGCCTCCTCCATGGCCTCcgtcagcagcagcagcgaggGCTCGGTGTGTCCGTGCGACGACTGCATGCTGGGCCTCACCGACCTCCTGCTGGTCCCGGCCCCGCACTCTCAGCCCTCGCGCCCCAAGAAG